ATTATCCAAAATATCACTCCACAAATACTGGACCCTTACCTGGGACATTCCTCACGCAAATAAAGTATGCGTTATCTTTTAAAGTCATTTACAAATGCTTTAATCCCATTTAAAACCCTACCATCAATGCCATTTAAAACCCTACCATCAATGCTTAACCTTCTTATACAGTGACATTTCTCTAATCGTTTCAATCCATTGAAACGATGATTACAAATTAATCTTAACATTTACGTTTTGGATCTTCTTCATTTACCATATAATCCAAATCAGACTATCATATTAATGGACTTTCCACAGTTATCTTTATTTTGTTTATACCCAAGTGTGAGATAATATCATTGCTCTTATGCTTACTTATTTTATATTTAGATTTATGTAAGTAATTGTGATGCAAAGCTAGGTATTTATGTTTACTAGTGTATGTGCAAAGCTTCACATGTTCCTCTTTGATAATTTCATGACAATATATGTTCTTTATATTATAGCACACAAACTGTTTGTCAAAATGCTTAAATGAAATTATGTATAaggttcatgaatgactaattAAAATTATCATGTACAAACAGGAGTTCCATCCTGGACCTGTTGATACTAGTGTTTTGCATTTACAATCAGAGCATCTTTCTACTGAAGTGTGGCGTGTAGGTGGCGGTGATTCTATTAGATGTCGATGTCGCAATTCGATCCCAATCAAGATAGACTTCCTCCTTTGCATTATCGCATGATTCCAATTTTACAAACAGGATTTTATGGTATTGCAAGGGTGGCTTCTTTGCAACTTAATTGGTCTTTAAATACTGCACTTCTTGAGAGGTGGAGACCAGAAACCCATACATTTCACTTGCCTACTGGAGAGTGTGCAATTACACTTCAAGATGTTATTCTACTTGGACTACCTGTGGATGGGGATGCTGTTATCGGTCATACTCAACCTGCTACATCATGGGAATATATAGTTAACTCTGTGTTTGGAGCATCACCTTCTAAGACTCGATTCAATGGATCAAGACTCCAACTGAGTTGGTTTCAGTCTATTCTTCCAGAGCAGCTAACTAATGACACATCTGATGAAGTATTAGGACGTTATACAAAATTTTATTTGCTTTAGTTGATTGTCGGAGTGATGTTTACAGACCATTCTGGAGGCCTGGTGCACTGTATGTGGGTACCATATCTCCAAAATCTTAATGTTTGTGGAAAATATGTGTGGGGTGCGGCCGTTCTTTCATTTTCATATAGGGAAATGTGTAATGCCTGTAAAAAAAGATAAGGAAAAAATTGCTGGGTGTTTAATTTTGTTACAATTATGGGCATGTGAGAGATTACCAACCATAGCACCGATACGGGGATCATATCGATGATCATCATATGGGGAAACCTAGTGATTTTGTCGATCGTGAAAATGAGGTACTACATGTAGTTGGGGTGATGTACAGAAAAAACAGAAGAGGCCCAGGAAACCATTACCATATCCTACATTCTATCTATTGACTCCTACTGATGAAAGTCAGTCTACCCAATCTTCCCAATCATCTGCAAACCCTCCAACACAATAGTCACAGGAGAAACAACTGTTCTTTTGCCTGACAAAGAACCATCTCAAGATGGACAGCCACGACGTTTCAAGAGGGTGCCTAAAAGAACAAGATGTGGCACAGCTGGCCGCAAAGGCGTAAACTAAACTTATGATGCAATGCTGCGCAGAAGTACAAATCTATTGCCATTTTTTAAAGCTTCGGGCGTCTACTTCAATCAAATTTAAATTTGTAACAGCTGCATTATTCTATTCAGTCTAGTTTTTGAATTTATAAGTCAAGTATCGTAATATTTTATGACTTTAAGAAAACAATGAATGTCTACGGTTACCAGATTCTGCAACTTTGTTATTGATATGAGATAATTTAATTTGCTTTCAGTGTTCTAGTTTTGCATCTGATTTTATTTTAGTATGTAGTTTTGCATCTGATTGTGATTAGGTATATTCTGTGGCCattatttttcaggatttttttGGCAATTTTAGTAGTTAAGGGCTCTTTATAAATACAACAAATCAACTCACTTTCTTAAATTTATTCATTTAAACAACTTGGATCAAgtgtaatataaatatatatgagATCATGTGTCATTTTGAAGTAAAATAAGCACATAGATCTGGTGATCCATTTTGATTGCATGAGTTTCCAAAAAACAAAAGTAGTCGATTACAAAACGTGAGAAAAATAACTTATTGCCATCACTTGAATAACTATTAGATAAGAGTGGAGATGACAAAATTTAGGAGCTCTGAACTCGATAGCTATAGGCCTTCATTTACAACTCTTATCCAGGGGTTGCTTTGACACTTTTTCTAAGGATTTGTTTACCAACAAATCAATATGTACCAATATTTGTAAACAAAATCATAGAATATATAAGAAATCCAAAACATAACAACACAAAATTACAATTCCTTATAAAATAAGTTTCGATGACTAATAAGAGTACTCTAAATTACTGAAATATAGAAAGTAGTCTTGATAATCCAACATAACCTAAAATACATGAATTAGGACTCAGATGCAGTTGATGTTCCTTTTGAAGCTCAAAAATCCATCTCATTTCTGAATCTGAATCTGGTTGACTTTCTTCTGCCCTTTTTTTCAGCAGATCCTTGTCACGAACAACCTTGGAAAACTTGATTTGTGATGGCCAACGATGTGAACCTTTGGAAGGAATTGATTCAAATTTACCAACATATACCTTTGTTGCATTTTCTAACCTATACCATTTGCCAACAAATGTTTCATGTCTAAGGTTTTGGTGAAACAAGCTATTAAATGAGAACATGGGATTCTATAAGCCTGCCATTTTTCACAAGTACATGTAAACTCATTAATTCAAACTATATGATTGTTTCCTCCTTTATGCCCAACCTTCTTAGTAACCACCTCGAATAACAATGTGTCACAATCAAAAATAGTCACATGATGTCCACTAGCACGAGTTATAGCTCGATTTAACATCTTTTTAGCATATTTAGTGAACATTTCACCCTTGGCAGCTTGTGACGCTATCTTCACTTGTCTTTGATCAAAGTATGTAACCACCTTGTGAAACAATGCTTTCACCAAAGTAAAGATATGAAGCCTTCGAGCATCTAATGTAGCTTTATTCCAATTTTCAGCGTGATTCGTTGTCATAATCCCGAAACGCTTCTGTTCATCATAAGCCAAAGACCATTTCATTACAGGCTTATCTTCAAACCATACAGCCGCCTTTGGCTCCATTATCATTAGTTGGTTCCATAACAATTCGAACTTCTTAGGTTGGACTTGAGATGCCAACTTAATTATTCTATCTTTCATGCCTGACTTTTTATGTTTAGAAGCAAAATTAGCGGCAAAGTGCCTTATACAGAAACGGTGGTGGTTTTGTGGTTCACACCACCCTGGCTTCTGCATTGCCGCTAGAATTCCAGCATGCATGTCAGATATAATGCATATACCATGTTGATTTAGAACTACAAACTTCCTTAGCCTCTCCATAATCCAATCCCAACTCGCCAAATTCTCAGCCTCCACTATTGCAAAAGCTAATGGAACAATGTGGCTAAATCCATCTACTCCCGTGGCACTAAGAAGAACACCGGGGTACGGTCCGTACAAATGAGTACCATCAATCTGAATAACTGGTATGCATTGCTGGAATGAATCGATACATGGTTTAAAAGCCCAAAAAATTCATTTGAAAGTCATGACCTGCTCCAAACAATAATAAATGACATTTATAAAATAACAAGCTAAATCTAATGTAACAAAAATAGATACATAGAGAATTAAAGATTGGACATAATGAGTATTATTATAATCGTAATACCTCTCCTATTTCGTCCTCCTTAAATAGCCAATCGACTTTGGTACCAATATTGAAACATTGTAGTGTTTCCATCAAATATGGTAGATCACCATATGATCCATCCCAAATCCCGTAAATATCCTCTATGGCATGCTTCTTGGCAGCTCTTAATTTCTTTCTTGATGGCTCATAACCCGAATAATGATCTTTGACAGTAGCTAATAAAACCTTTCTCTCACACTAGGATCTACGGAAATATGTGTTTTAAGTACTTGTGCAATATCTGAACAAGTCAAGTTTGTATGATCTTGTGTGATTTTTGGATTCATCCACGTGTGTAATCCTGCAATCTCCATAATTTCAAAATAATCATGTAGTTTTCTCTTCCTAGCCCTAAGCTTCCATTGGCAGCCACTATCGTTCCATCTACACCTCACGTGCCAATTTAACTTATTCGATCTCGTGACTACAATTTCTTGATGGTTGCTAATATGGACATGTTTTACTATATGTGACAACTCCTTCTTTGAAGAACACACACTACCTTTTCTCAACTCCACGGGATTCAACACATCCTCCTGTGTTGTCAAAACAGGTTCATCAAATGATACCACCATCTTAGATCCATCTATAGAGTAGAAGGGAATACAATCAACATTAACTTCTTTATTCTCAACTGAACTTCCATGTCTATCAACACGCACCATATACGATGATTTCTCACTCGATGCCCTGCTTTCAACAATCTCATTAAACTCCAATCTGCTAACATCCCTTCTACTAACACTTGTTTCTGCCGCTCTTGAACTTTCAACTATTTCAAAAAATTCAGGCCTGGTGTTGCCCAGTAaggatacaattgtttaagggggttggatataattgtataaatgttttgaacaagtaataaaatataacagctttttatatttctgataaactgttacaaaactctctcaagaaatactgatgttcttgagagctgctaggtcgtatgATGCTCAAGTTAattcactatgtgatgacctaaactgtgtttatataatacacaactacaactaaacaatctaggatatgcattatcaaaagctaaccgaaactgatacatatcttcaactgtataaataaagtcctatcactcagacgTAAGAGATATCTATTCCACAATACAATGAACAtaacaaatcttctaagctgactgtctccagatactgatgacatccaaatgctgatgatgtgtcaaatcctgatgacacatCAAATATTGATGACACCCGAATAGCCAGATCATGAGCTTCTTgtgatcattgagaatcagtacgtaacaatatcccccaatttatgcttaatataatgaagcacaaaatccattctcaatgatgccaaaaccaactacaaaatgtacaaggagtaaaacttacttcagtatcttcagataactgacagttgttcccataaagtttttcaatctttcttcctccttatcttgtaggactttaacaagctttttattcaactctctcttctcttcagtgtcttctccatgctgatagatggctgatcttaatttagaaattgagcttttgtttatctcaagatcaccaatcaacataaagcttaaaatgacatcttcatgatcaggactgaaagataactgaggactgttgagaaaaacttttagaactgcagctcctttttccatcttcatttcttgaccagtataagttatgtacataggaacataatcaccattatatttatcatcttttgtcatgactcttcttctgatggcttcaagtatcatagaagaccaatttctggtgacactgttctcaactctaagaagatagtgaatgtatttcaattatgtcatagtcttcattaagagttgctgaaatgtaaagctctttactttaccatccctcaagaagtacagaatctcttctctgacatcattatcatttatctttatataaacaatcttcacaacttcaactttcttaagatgtgaaggagaaactctttcaccaagattctcagtcagagtatttgtatccagcagatcagatcTTAGAATCTCCATATCAGAATGACCCATGCCTCCTCTAgttcgagatttgataagtttcagttttttattatattccacccaagaaggtttcttgatggacttatcaacatcttcctgttctgaaatagaatcccttaaccctgctgacacaaattcaacatgcttgaaccctttaggataatcaaatgtataaatatctttccatcttttatccttcttgctgatAGAAGTATAACTTGTAGACAAATCGTGAATATTCCATTTTGCTTTATGTCATAGCTCTCTCgttgattttaaaactctctgcacaTAATCTtcgcatgcttgatcagctttccttctgtcaactttttctttttcatcaacctctgaaatatgaggagtgactactgtagtaagagctgactcatttaatgcttcgatcactttttcatcagagtcaaaatcagttatcaggttcatagcatcaggatctgcttttacctcaggatcTGTGTCTGCTTCAAGAGCTACATTCTGATTTgttgtatcagcttgatcaatgtcagtggctgatcttttcttcctttgaataatcaactcttctggcttctgaacttcttcagctccttcatgtccttgtacaggaacataaccttctctggatagaacaTTCAAAAATACAGAAttaaatgcagtcacttgacttggTTTAAAAGTCCttcctcttcctcctcttcctctagctcttgtagacctttcacctctttttcctcttcctttagaagtgttagcttcagcttcaatttgagccattaactctTTTTGTTGCATAATTGCTTCTTCAGCtattagatcaggaaattcttcatcTATAGACacaagagcactcctagcattattttgctcaaacctcttagCTTTGTAGTACAAGctaatctcttcacctgtttccttatgtctgtaaggaaagaataaccctttagcatctgcaaaattagagtttgtaacatcatcatcctcaggagcattagtagtagtcttgtgcttagctttatgagcaccagtagacttcctttctcctgaagaaccagtcttcttggaatgttgaggttgttgagcagtagaagcaatttgaacgtCTGTAACTGGgttcttatcaccatcatcatcaatatctttatcctttatTTGAATAGAATATGATGTACATTTTGTaacaactatcttctccccctttttggcatcagtatttgaaagaggagaaaacagagcatccagtttgtcagctattgaagagaccttatcttccaaggaggaaagtctagagtCCATGCTGTGTTGAGATTGAACAACACCTTTAATAGTAGTTTTCACACTCGTGATTTCAGCTGAGGTAAGTGTGTGAAACATAAATCCATCAATTTTGTCCTTGACAGCAGCATGGGACTTCTTCATATAATCAaggtcagagtgaattcctttaacagaaatagtagaggccttaagatgcaacttcagcTCAGGAGTTTAAATTTCATCATAGGCGCGATGAATATGTTGCAGGCCAACAACAGATGAGATAAAAgtatttgcaagtctccatttataatcccattctaCCTGTCGCAAATGCTCAACATGTAATAtacgggatatatcgtgtaattatttttgctaataaataattagtatgtgtgttcagtatctattctgtgagctaattgttaagtgttatctgtacttgaatattcaaaaataatactaattgagtattttaatttttatatgtccaaaataaaatatagataattgtcatatcttcctaattatttttatgttggtttatggatttataagagtcatatgaaatttttaaaatctttttccgggtaattaaaatctattttataaaaacgggaaccaaccgacgtcaaccgttgttacgtttttggaacccgaaactctttctagaactccttcctaacctaattgcaatattccgagcattttccatgtttcgactttttcgatccggcgtacggtttgtcctgcgcgggtcccggcgcaatattttcgatacaatattcgtttcggtaaatcaataaaacccgtattttcgataaacgggagctttttattaaactatcccaattatcacctcgtagtacgtgtaaccaggcgctgagaccaagaccgcagtacaaattgtactgatttggataattatcccgaaaaccgataccgtttggatcagtttttataaataaatgtaccgttttatatctggaatgatccaacgggatactaattctccgtaattataaatagcctttttccatattttatttcgtaccaaaatcatttgcagatagttaattatataattttcaaagaaaagccctaattttctaaaactgttctaagaatcaaacagcaaaacgaaggcgttaccgatctctgttttcaaagcttgagtaaccaaaacgaaggatttgaagtgttctattagattctgagctttgtttcactgcagaaatcaaggttatttttcttaaaatttatttattttcgaatttattttattaaaaatatgaatttttgttcggatgattgtttgtatgatttgatgattgcatattgtagagcttgttttcctgatgattttcatatgttatacgtctgatttggagttcaataacatgttcaaatttgagtttgattttcgaatttcaaaattagggtttatagcccgtatgaatgttcttaattgaaatttgggggtttcttattctgtgatagattgatgttgtgttatagtgggttgtgttccctgtaaaatttgcaatccagtcgtataaatttcatgaatcaacgaggtctgtagagaagggagttgtgttttgaatatttccgaagttcgccggaaactggcaaacttcacggccaactcagggattgttagatcgatttgattgcatggttatgttcctggtaatccgtatatgtgatctggagcttgtggcaaggtgaggaggccggaatcgtattctccggccacccctgtgttttccggcgactggactgcaaaattgcagtttagtccctgtagttttgtagatgatgaagtttagtccctgaagtttccaaactttgcaaaaattggattcctgttttaaaaatgtttaaaaatcatatttcctatttatttttattataaaaattcgtttttaattttttaaaattctaaaaattattattttaattccgaaaattatttttaattcacaaataaatctgaattaattagttaattaatttcagttaatttttaattgattaattagtcaattaattcgaaaattaattgattaattgatttaattaattattaattgttttttaattaataatttaattagatttaattatttaaaaatgatttaaaaatttcgaaaaatagtttcgagctttaaaatattattctaaattattttcaaggctcgataattattctaaaattgtttcggagccagaattggccaaccgaaccctgtttattattccgaaattgatccaacgacccgttttaattccgaaaaatgttttaaaaatcattttaaataccagaaaacctatttatgacctgaaatgtctttataaatgatatgtcattgattacgtgatgtattatgtgtgacttgttgattgactgttggtttatatattcgatgattactgtttatggcataactttcaatccgttaattggatttgggtaaaacgaagggtagatagaagtatgtgttgaacagaatcgtatgagtgaaatattgatagatacttatgatgcctagcagagtaagcaacgcgtaagaaagagaagcaggtgatcaaaaaatagaattgacatgtagaaaatacagcagtGAGCAGAAattagaagcgaggcataggagaaacagatgaatggtggttgaatggagtcgtagacaagtacaagtgaggttggaatcaattatgataaggcaagtacttctaaacctttctcgagatttattgcaaatatttctaaattctcttgtgacctattgttaatattcaaaatagctctcttttatattggaaatactttgaatcctccagccttgaacctgagccacatcatttgatctttgagccgtaagccttattctttgtgaaccatttcttgtgtatttaccaaatattaaaccacacaaatacgatactactccacaaatatatatccatcatataccaaacactggaacaaaattgtttatatatacaaaaacttttatacttaaccataccttgtgatatcaaagcactaaaactttggaaaaacactattcatctaatacccgattatcctaccggctggagtccacttcttttatgtattttgacataccctttttggtaactatgaacttttaccatgctcttgtacaaatgttttatggttattgattatgatatggttttattgaactctattgtttatcatattgaaatgctttagaataGGATaattttctttgtatggaccagattcgtggtcagaccatatcgatggtcaagttaggccaatatgtgccttggatccagtagttagagcagtgttgtgtgctttgctcggggttagtgcgtgactgatcagcagcctaaccttggtttaaaaacttaaaatgaataatccaa
This sequence is a window from Apium graveolens cultivar Ventura chromosome 9, ASM990537v1, whole genome shotgun sequence. Protein-coding genes within it:
- the LOC141685948 gene encoding uncharacterized protein LOC141685948, whose protein sequence is MVRVDRHGSSVENKEVNVDCIPFYSIDGSKMVVSFDEPVLTTQEDVLNPVELRKATVKDHYSGYEPSRKKLRAAKKHAIEDIYGIWDGSYGDLPYLMETLQCFNIGTKVDWLFKEDEIGEQCIPVIQIDGTHLYGPYPGVLLSATGVDGFSHIVPLAFAIVEAENLASWDWIMERLRKFVVLNQHGICIISDMHAGILAAMQKPGWCEPQNHHRFCIRHFAANFASKHKKSGMKDRIIKLASQVQPKKFELLWNQLMIMEPKAAVWFEDKPVMKWSLAYDEQKRFGIMTTNHAENWNKATLDARRLHIFTLVKALFHKVVTYFDQRQVKIASQAAKGEMFTKYAKKMLNRAITRASGHHVTIFDCDTLLFEVVTKKVGHKGGNNHIV